One genomic segment of Salinibacter grassmerensis includes these proteins:
- the rpsH gene encoding 30S ribosomal protein S8: MSGISDPVSNYMAQLRNAQEAEQTYVDIPASKLKRAMTQILLEKGFIKNFVNIDDEKQGLLRVYLKYDEYDQPAIRMLERVSRPGRREYADSDNLPEVKNGLGIVILSTSRGVMSDKEARRFGVGGEVLAKVF; this comes from the coding sequence GTATTTCCGACCCCGTCTCAAACTACATGGCCCAACTCCGCAATGCGCAGGAGGCGGAGCAGACCTACGTGGATATTCCGGCTTCGAAGCTGAAGCGGGCCATGACCCAGATTCTCCTTGAAAAGGGGTTCATCAAGAACTTCGTCAACATCGACGATGAGAAGCAGGGCCTGCTCCGGGTATACCTGAAGTACGACGAATACGACCAGCCGGCCATTCGGATGCTGGAGCGTGTTTCGCGTCCGGGCCGCCGCGAGTATGCGGACTCGGACAACCTGCCGGAGGTGAAAAACGGTCTCGGCATCGTCATCTTGTCGACCTCCCGAGGGGTAATGAGTGATAAGGAAGCCCGCCGGTTTGGTGTGGGCGGCGAAGTGCTGGCCAAGGTCTTT